Proteins encoded in a region of the Schaalia hyovaginalis genome:
- the dinB gene encoding DNA polymerase IV, producing the protein MSNAPRDARVRRSWGDDDSATPILHVDMDSFFAQVELCENPGLRGREVIVGGSSNRGVVTSATYEARAKGVRAGMPMARARALSPDAVILPGHRGLYSQYSRRVMEVLGRITPRLEQVSIDEAFLDVSGARRLLGPPLQIARSLRRMIRDEVGLPASVGIAGSKSVAKIASSNAKPDGLLLVPADRTIDFLHGLPVGALWGVGSVGAERLTRAGIDTIGDLAACPMERLKKLVGVASAHHLHDLAHGIDPRPVVTSREEKSVGTERTFDEDLRSRAQVEAFLLSAAHDCARRLRAQGWVAWTVGLKLRDPSFTTITRSVTLQAPTDVGREVFAAARALFSREAMPQGGVRLCGVRCEGLQSREAGVAVRLDDDARPLASERAMDSVRSRFGDAALRPATLLEPPDARQRDR; encoded by the coding sequence ATGTCGAATGCTCCGCGCGATGCGCGCGTGAGGCGCTCCTGGGGGGATGACGATTCCGCCACTCCGATCCTCCACGTCGATATGGACTCCTTCTTCGCCCAGGTGGAGCTCTGCGAGAACCCGGGGCTGCGCGGGCGCGAAGTGATCGTCGGCGGCTCCTCGAACCGGGGCGTCGTGACTTCGGCGACCTACGAGGCGCGCGCCAAAGGCGTGCGGGCGGGGATGCCCATGGCGAGGGCCCGGGCCCTGAGCCCCGACGCCGTGATCCTTCCGGGGCATCGGGGGCTCTACTCGCAGTACTCGCGCCGAGTCATGGAGGTGCTGGGCCGGATCACTCCGCGCCTGGAGCAGGTGAGCATCGACGAGGCCTTCCTCGACGTGTCCGGCGCTCGGCGCCTCCTCGGCCCGCCCCTTCAGATCGCCCGCTCCCTGAGGCGGATGATCCGTGACGAGGTGGGGCTTCCCGCATCGGTCGGCATCGCGGGCTCGAAGTCCGTTGCGAAGATCGCCTCATCGAACGCGAAACCTGACGGCCTCCTCCTCGTTCCGGCGGATCGTACGATCGACTTCCTCCACGGACTGCCCGTCGGGGCGCTCTGGGGCGTCGGATCGGTCGGCGCGGAGCGCCTGACCCGTGCGGGGATCGACACGATCGGCGACCTCGCCGCCTGCCCGATGGAACGCTTGAAGAAGCTCGTGGGCGTCGCCTCCGCGCACCACCTCCACGACCTCGCGCACGGGATCGATCCTCGTCCGGTGGTGACGAGCCGGGAGGAGAAGTCGGTCGGCACCGAGCGGACCTTCGATGAGGACCTGCGCTCGCGGGCGCAGGTCGAGGCGTTCCTCCTGTCGGCCGCCCACGATTGCGCGCGTCGCCTGAGGGCGCAGGGGTGGGTGGCCTGGACGGTCGGTCTGAAGCTCCGCGACCCCTCCTTCACCACGATCACGCGATCGGTGACGCTCCAAGCGCCGACCGATGTGGGCAGGGAGGTCTTCGCGGCGGCTCGCGCATTGTTCTCGCGCGAGGCGATGCCCCAGGGCGGCGTGCGCCTGTGTGGAGTCCGCTGCGAGGGCCTGCAGTCGCGTGAGGCGGGGGTCGCGGTGCGCCTCGACGACGACGCCCGCCCCCTGGCCTCGGAGCGGGCGATGGATTCGGTGCGCTCGCGCTTCGGCGATGCCGCACTGCGCCCGGCGACCCTGCTGGAGCCCCCGGATGCCCGTCAGCGGGATCGCTGA
- a CDS encoding DUF3040 domain-containing protein, which produces MALSDYEKQVLEQMEAEFRRADPELASEMAKAVDPDAPSGSFSPRRIALGALIAVAGLAVLVGAVSLGYSLWSILLGVLGFVLMVLGVWVAVSTKGAEGGAPKKRAGAGGTSTWARLIEDQERRWQDRRRDY; this is translated from the coding sequence GTGGCTCTTTCAGATTATGAAAAGCAGGTGCTCGAGCAGATGGAGGCGGAGTTCCGTCGTGCCGATCCGGAACTCGCGTCCGAGATGGCCAAGGCGGTCGATCCGGACGCCCCCTCGGGCTCCTTCTCGCCCCGTCGGATCGCGCTCGGCGCGCTCATCGCGGTCGCGGGGCTCGCAGTCCTCGTCGGCGCCGTTTCCCTGGGGTATTCCCTCTGGTCGATCCTCCTGGGCGTGCTCGGCTTCGTCCTCATGGTCCTGGGCGTTTGGGTCGCCGTGTCGACGAAGGGGGCCGAGGGTGGCGCGCCCAAGAAACGTGCGGGCGCCGGCGGCACGAGCACCTGGGCCCGCCTCATCGAGGATCAGGAGCGCCGCTGGCAGGATCGTCGTCGAGACTACTGA
- the mraZ gene encoding division/cell wall cluster transcriptional repressor MraZ: protein MFLGTYEPKLDDKGRVFLPAKFREDMEGGIVLTRGQEHCIYAFPASRFDDMTKDLLTAPLSSKQARDWIRVMLSGAYKEVPDKQGRISIPADLRAYAGLGRELTVIGAGSRAEIWNAESWREYLAVQEEVFSQTAEEIIPGMF, encoded by the coding sequence ATGTTCCTCGGTACGTACGAGCCCAAACTCGACGACAAGGGACGCGTCTTCCTGCCCGCCAAATTCCGCGAGGACATGGAGGGCGGCATCGTCCTCACCCGGGGTCAGGAGCACTGCATCTACGCGTTCCCGGCCTCGCGATTCGACGACATGACGAAGGACCTGCTCACAGCGCCCCTGTCCTCCAAACAGGCGCGCGACTGGATCCGAGTGATGCTGTCGGGCGCGTACAAGGAGGTTCCGGATAAGCAGGGGAGGATCTCCATCCCCGCGGATCTGCGGGCCTACGCCGGCCTCGGCCGCGAACTCACCGTCATCGGTGCGGGCTCGCGGGCCGAGATCTGGAACGCCGAGTCCTGGCGCGAGTACCTCGCCGTCCAGGAGGAGGTGTTCTCCCAGACTGCCGAGGAGATCATCCCCGGCATGTTCTGA
- a CDS encoding UDP-N-acetylmuramoyl-tripeptide--D-alanyl-D-alanine ligase produces the protein MERSAQWIAASTGGRLLGADARVTGPFVTDSREAGPGSCYFARRGETSDGHDFARAAVEAGAVALVVERPVDVECAQILVEDATRALGDLARAHLSDLRERGGLDVVAVTGSAGKTTTKDLLFQILSADGPTVAPKLSFNNEVGLPLTVLTATPNTRHMVLEMGASGPGHIAYLTSIAAPDVAIELMVGHAHLGGFGSVEGIAAAKAELIEGARPGAPVVLNNDDPRVLAMSALATGPVRTFSASGAPQADVRALDVIADEADRARFTLIAPEGEAEVSLGVVGVHHVANALAAASGALALGIPFGTVVTALNGAKALSPHRMDLRELTVESHPITLIDDAYNANLDSMRAGFAALAAIGRGRPKIAVLSEMLELGEASAPTHREVGIMAAEAGVNTLIVLGNDAPFYLEGAGSGVRGVLASDVDDAIRAALEELEDDCVVLAKGSLYSYSWQVAEALQERGASR, from the coding sequence GTGGAACGTTCAGCACAGTGGATCGCCGCCTCGACGGGCGGGCGGCTCTTGGGAGCCGATGCGCGTGTCACGGGCCCCTTCGTCACCGATTCGCGCGAGGCCGGGCCCGGATCGTGCTACTTCGCGCGCCGCGGCGAGACGAGCGACGGCCACGATTTCGCTCGAGCCGCAGTGGAGGCGGGTGCGGTCGCCCTGGTCGTGGAGCGCCCCGTCGACGTCGAATGCGCGCAGATCCTCGTCGAGGACGCGACCCGCGCGCTGGGCGATCTCGCGCGCGCCCACCTCAGCGATCTGCGCGAGCGCGGCGGCCTCGACGTCGTCGCCGTGACGGGGTCGGCGGGGAAGACGACGACGAAGGACCTCCTCTTCCAGATCCTGAGCGCCGACGGGCCGACGGTCGCGCCGAAGCTCTCCTTCAACAACGAAGTCGGACTTCCCCTGACCGTTCTCACGGCGACGCCGAACACCCGACACATGGTCCTCGAAATGGGGGCCTCCGGACCCGGGCACATCGCCTACCTCACCTCGATCGCCGCCCCGGACGTCGCGATCGAGCTCATGGTCGGTCACGCCCACCTGGGCGGCTTCGGCTCGGTCGAGGGCATCGCGGCCGCGAAGGCCGAGCTCATCGAAGGGGCGAGGCCGGGCGCTCCGGTCGTCCTCAACAACGATGATCCGCGCGTCCTCGCGATGTCCGCACTCGCCACCGGCCCGGTGAGGACCTTCTCCGCCTCGGGGGCTCCGCAGGCCGATGTCCGCGCCCTCGACGTGATCGCCGACGAGGCCGATCGCGCCCGTTTCACGCTCATCGCCCCCGAGGGCGAGGCGGAGGTGAGCCTCGGCGTCGTGGGGGTCCACCACGTGGCCAACGCCCTCGCCGCGGCGAGCGGCGCCCTCGCCCTGGGCATCCCCTTCGGCACCGTCGTCACCGCGCTCAACGGCGCGAAGGCCCTGTCCCCGCACCGCATGGACCTGCGCGAGCTCACCGTGGAGTCGCACCCGATCACCCTCATCGACGACGCCTACAACGCGAACCTCGATTCGATGCGCGCGGGCTTCGCGGCCCTCGCCGCCATCGGACGCGGACGCCCCAAGATCGCAGTGCTGTCCGAAATGCTCGAACTCGGAGAGGCGAGCGCTCCGACGCACCGCGAGGTCGGCATAATGGCTGCCGAAGCCGGAGTGAACACTCTCATCGTGCTCGGGAACGACGCGCCCTTCTACCTCGAGGGCGCCGGATCCGGGGTGCGCGGGGTCCTGGCCTCAGACGTCGACGACGCGATCCGCGCGGCTCTTGAAGAGCTCGAAGACGATTGCGTCGTCCTCGCCAAGGGCTCGCTCTATTCGTATTCATGGCAGGTGGCTGAAGCACTGCAGGAGAGGGGTGCCTCGCGATGA
- a CDS encoding PAC2 family protein, with translation MRTTDEVMFERAGAEDSRARILVIHFRGALDAGAAGRLAIREMLRSLPSERIATFDADHFLDYRSHRPISTVENWVMTSLEAPELVLDRVRDDLGNPILVLHGPEPDAKWEAFARIVSELAQEAGVEITVSFHGIPSGVPHTRATPVHFQATDASLVPVQPKMAQIIQFPSPASVFLQSRLRERGINGIAMLAAVPFYMSDTGYPAGASALLGALSKYADLSLPVGELEQGAAEDQETIDSLVEANPEILHTVSALEEHYDAWTGEGSGMPLGALGQGADMVNARKQSKDIGEVIEAYLANLASQDGEQEEPERAEAGDAEEDPLAAALRRVEERRRSPDGPRSRAPLHRAPEPQDGRGEEAGLGIRFAEGPLPPADEGGPAGAGEGGSAGVDEGGSAGVDEGGPAGVDEGGPAGAGEGGPAEEPQD, from the coding sequence ATGAGAACGACGGACGAGGTGATGTTCGAGCGCGCCGGAGCCGAGGACTCGCGGGCCAGGATCCTCGTCATCCACTTCCGCGGCGCCCTCGACGCCGGTGCCGCCGGCCGCCTCGCCATCCGGGAGATGCTCCGCTCGCTGCCCTCGGAGAGGATCGCGACCTTCGACGCCGACCACTTCCTCGACTACCGGTCGCACCGTCCGATCTCGACGGTCGAGAACTGGGTGATGACCTCGCTCGAAGCCCCCGAACTCGTCCTCGATCGGGTGCGCGACGACCTCGGCAACCCGATCCTCGTCCTCCACGGCCCCGAGCCGGACGCGAAATGGGAGGCCTTCGCCCGCATCGTCTCCGAGCTGGCTCAGGAAGCGGGGGTCGAGATCACCGTCTCCTTCCACGGTATCCCTTCGGGGGTGCCGCACACGCGGGCGACTCCGGTGCATTTCCAAGCGACGGACGCCTCCCTCGTGCCGGTGCAGCCGAAGATGGCGCAGATCATCCAGTTCCCCTCGCCCGCCTCCGTCTTCCTCCAATCCCGTCTGCGCGAACGCGGCATCAACGGGATCGCGATGCTGGCGGCCGTGCCCTTCTACATGTCGGACACCGGCTACCCCGCGGGCGCCTCCGCCCTGCTCGGGGCCCTGTCCAAATACGCGGACCTCTCCTTGCCGGTGGGCGAGCTCGAGCAGGGCGCCGCCGAGGACCAGGAGACGATCGATTCCCTCGTCGAAGCCAACCCGGAGATCCTCCACACGGTGTCCGCCCTCGAGGAGCATTACGACGCCTGGACGGGTGAGGGCTCGGGAATGCCCCTGGGCGCTCTCGGGCAGGGCGCGGACATGGTGAACGCGCGCAAGCAGTCCAAGGACATCGGCGAAGTGATCGAGGCATACCTGGCGAATCTCGCCTCTCAGGACGGCGAGCAGGAGGAGCCCGAGCGCGCCGAGGCGGGGGATGCGGAGGAGGACCCGCTCGCCGCCGCGCTCCGCCGCGTCGAAGAGCGCCGCAGGTCCCCGGACGGACCGCGCTCCCGCGCGCCCCTCCACCGCGCTCCCGAGCCGCAGGACGGGCGAGGGGAGGAGGCGGGCCTCGGGATCCGCTTCGCTGAAGGCCCCCTCCCTCCCGCCGATGAGGGCGGTCCGGCAGGGGCTGGTGAGGGTGGTTCGGCTGGGGTTGACGAGGGTGGTTCGGCTGGGGTTGACGAGGGTGGTCCGGCTGGGGTTGACGAGGGTGGTCCGGCCGGGGCTGGTGAGGGCGGTCCGGCTGAGGAGCCGCAGGACTGA
- a CDS encoding spermidine synthase produces MARASARGSEFHEIDSGTAEIRWDGPLATLLIDGVESSCVNTANPADLEFEYMQHATCALDALHAQGEGVRALHLGGAGCALPTAWAHQRPSSRQTAVEIDAALATVVRHWFDLPRAPRLSIRVGDGRRVLEEARPGSFDVIVRDAFAKGEVPEHMRTRGFARAALRALKPQGLLLANCAHGGGTDARRDIASIADVFPEVLSVQDPKVGRSQRRGNVMVIASAAPAGAYPLERLDRLLRTLPLPARAMDPAALRKWLAGAPPLDDPAGGIGA; encoded by the coding sequence ATGGCACGGGCATCAGCGCGCGGGAGCGAGTTCCATGAGATCGACTCCGGAACGGCCGAGATCCGGTGGGACGGCCCATTGGCGACCCTCTTGATCGACGGCGTGGAGTCCTCGTGCGTGAACACCGCGAATCCCGCCGATCTCGAATTCGAATACATGCAGCACGCGACCTGCGCCCTCGACGCCCTTCACGCCCAGGGCGAGGGGGTCCGGGCTCTGCATCTGGGCGGCGCCGGCTGCGCGCTTCCGACTGCCTGGGCGCATCAGCGGCCCTCCTCGAGGCAAACGGCGGTGGAGATCGACGCCGCCCTCGCGACCGTCGTCCGCCACTGGTTCGACCTGCCGAGGGCGCCGAGGCTGTCGATCCGGGTGGGCGACGGCAGGCGGGTGCTCGAGGAGGCCAGGCCCGGGTCCTTCGACGTGATCGTGCGCGACGCCTTCGCGAAGGGGGAAGTCCCCGAGCACATGCGGACCCGCGGCTTCGCCCGGGCCGCCCTGCGCGCTTTGAAGCCGCAGGGGCTCCTCCTGGCGAACTGCGCGCACGGAGGCGGGACGGACGCCAGACGGGACATCGCGTCGATCGCGGACGTCTTCCCCGAGGTCCTCTCCGTTCAGGACCCGAAAGTGGGCAGGTCGCAACGACGGGGCAATGTCATGGTGATCGCCTCAGCCGCGCCCGCAGGCGCCTACCCCCTCGAGCGACTCGACCGGCTCTTGCGCACGCTGCCTCTTCCGGCCAGGGCGATGGACCCGGCGGCTCTGAGGAAGTGGCTCGCGGGCGCCCCGCCCCTCGACGATCCGGCGGGCGGCATCGGCGCTTAG
- the rsmH gene encoding 16S rRNA (cytosine(1402)-N(4))-methyltransferase RsmH, producing MDDARATSQRHTPVLLDECLNMLAPALDAQSALLVDCTLGMGGHTEAALKRFPRLSVIGIDRDPQAIALASERLRPFGERFRAVHTTYDRVGEVVARHSPSGLADGILMDLGVSSLQLDEADRGFSYAADAPLDMRMDPTKGRSAADLLATAAEAEIAKILRVYGEERFASRIARRIVRKREEAPLERTGELVDIIRDAIPAPARRTGGNPSKRTFQALRVAVNDELRILERALPAALSSLRIGGRLVIESYQSLEDRLVKEAFRAGSTLDVPVDLPIIPESKAPPLKLLTRGAVLANEEERARNPRSASVRLRGVELVREWKESS from the coding sequence GTGGACGACGCCCGCGCCACGTCCCAACGGCATACCCCCGTGCTCCTCGACGAGTGCCTCAACATGCTGGCCCCCGCCCTCGACGCCCAAAGCGCGCTCCTCGTCGACTGCACCCTCGGCATGGGAGGGCACACCGAAGCCGCCCTCAAGCGCTTCCCCCGCCTCAGCGTCATCGGCATTGATCGCGATCCCCAGGCCATCGCCCTCGCCTCCGAGCGCCTCCGCCCCTTCGGGGAGCGCTTCCGCGCCGTCCACACGACCTACGACCGCGTCGGCGAGGTGGTGGCCCGCCATTCGCCCTCGGGGCTCGCCGACGGCATCCTCATGGACCTCGGCGTCTCCTCGCTCCAACTCGACGAAGCCGACAGGGGCTTCTCCTACGCCGCCGACGCCCCCCTCGACATGCGCATGGACCCGACGAAGGGGCGGAGCGCGGCCGATCTCCTCGCGACCGCCGCCGAGGCCGAGATCGCCAAGATCCTGCGCGTCTACGGGGAGGAGCGCTTCGCCTCCCGCATCGCCCGGCGGATCGTGCGCAAGCGCGAAGAAGCCCCCCTCGAACGCACGGGCGAACTCGTCGACATCATCCGCGACGCGATCCCGGCCCCCGCCAGACGCACCGGGGGCAACCCCTCCAAACGCACCTTCCAGGCCCTCCGCGTCGCCGTCAATGACGAGCTCAGGATCCTGGAACGCGCCCTTCCCGCGGCGCTGAGCTCGCTCAGGATCGGCGGACGCCTCGTCATCGAGTCCTACCAGTCCCTCGAGGACCGTCTGGTGAAAGAGGCCTTCAGAGCGGGATCGACGCTCGACGTGCCGGTGGACCTGCCGATCATCCCCGAATCGAAGGCGCCGCCGCTCAAGCTCCTCACCCGCGGCGCCGTCCTCGCCAACGAAGAGGAACGAGCCCGCAACCCCCGATCAGCCTCCGTGCGACTCCGCGGCGTCGAACTCGTCCGCGAATGGAAGGAGTCCTCATGA
- the mraY gene encoding phospho-N-acetylmuramoyl-pentapeptide-transferase — MIGLIAAFIIAMALSILGTPVLIRFLVSHQYGQFIRQDGPTQHLTKRGTPTMGGLVIILATVIAWMIGSTLSGAGPSWSGLSLLVLFVGLGLIGLLDDGIKIMRQRSLGLHPSGKIIGQIAVASLFAWMSIVGSDEYGRTPGSLAISVTRPTGITLAFAGVGIGIALYFLWANFIVAAWSNAVNLTDGLDGLATGCSIFVFGAYTFVAYFQQIQSCVVPNGNMAACYSTRDPLDLAIFSTALIGALAGFLWWNASPARIFMGDTGALALGGALAGMSVLTHTEFLAVMIGGLFVAIIMSDVIQISVFKATRKRVFRMAPLHHHFELKGWQEVTIVIRFWLVAAIFAITGAGLFYAEWAAQL, encoded by the coding sequence ATGATCGGTCTCATCGCGGCGTTCATTATCGCGATGGCGCTGTCCATCCTCGGAACGCCGGTCCTGATCCGCTTCCTCGTCTCGCACCAGTACGGGCAGTTCATCCGCCAGGACGGGCCGACTCAGCACCTCACGAAGCGCGGCACGCCGACGATGGGCGGCCTGGTCATCATCCTCGCCACGGTCATCGCCTGGATGATCGGCTCGACCCTCTCGGGCGCGGGCCCCTCCTGGTCGGGCCTGAGCCTGCTCGTGCTCTTCGTGGGGCTGGGCCTCATCGGCCTGCTCGACGACGGCATCAAGATCATGCGTCAGCGTTCCCTGGGCCTGCACCCCTCGGGCAAGATCATCGGCCAGATCGCCGTCGCCTCGCTCTTCGCGTGGATGTCGATCGTCGGATCCGACGAGTACGGCCGTACCCCGGGCTCGCTGGCGATCTCAGTGACGCGGCCGACCGGAATCACCCTCGCATTCGCGGGCGTCGGCATCGGGATCGCCCTCTACTTCCTGTGGGCCAACTTCATCGTCGCGGCGTGGTCGAACGCCGTGAACCTCACGGACGGCCTCGACGGCCTCGCGACCGGCTGCTCGATCTTCGTCTTCGGCGCCTACACCTTCGTCGCCTACTTCCAGCAGATCCAGTCCTGCGTGGTCCCCAACGGCAACATGGCCGCCTGCTACTCGACGCGGGACCCGCTGGATCTTGCGATCTTCTCGACCGCGCTCATCGGCGCGCTCGCGGGATTCCTCTGGTGGAACGCCTCGCCCGCGAGGATCTTCATGGGCGATACGGGGGCGCTCGCCCTCGGAGGCGCGCTCGCCGGAATGTCGGTCCTGACGCACACCGAGTTCCTCGCGGTGATGATCGGCGGCCTGTTCGTCGCGATCATCATGTCCGACGTCATCCAGATCTCGGTGTTCAAGGCGACCCGCAAACGAGTCTTCCGGATGGCCCCTCTCCACCACCACTTCGAGCTCAAGGGCTGGCAGGAAGTGACGATTGTCATCCGCTTCTGGCTGGTCGCCGCGATCTTCGCGATCACGGGCGCGGGCCTCTTCTACGCCGAATGGGCGGCGCAACTGTGA
- a CDS encoding peptidoglycan D,D-transpeptidase FtsI family protein: MTPSNASASIRRSRVILAIFVILLSACALRLVDLQLVQGPELAAEGEQVRTSRSAIAAKRGQILDATGTVLADSILTYDIAVNQVNIRSYVHYETKEVNGSKQTTVVGRGPAEAARQLAELLGMSEAELGGQLIGDSTYTYLKRNVDAVTFRKIRALDIYGIEWEAVYERIYPNGNTAAPLIGTVNAEGEGSSGIEQQYDSLLQGLPGSQAFEIAPDGAVIPGGKRTLEEPHDGGTVSLTIHTDLQHQVQELLDTAITYHGAEWGAVVIEDVSTGQVLVMADSYSTPPDNANPQIVRAVQYATEPGSVGKVLTNAVALEQGTITPTSVFSVPGSINMPGADGPINDLHQHETYERTATGILVESSNTGTVQVGDTVSDESRYDMMKKLGFGELTGIELSGESAGLLRPPSEWGGRDRYVSMFGQSYAVTPLQMASMMATIGNGGVRISPRIVKSWTNADGTFEEQKRPEPVQVMSADTAKKVLTMMESVVADPNGTNGVGGVAGYRVGLKTGTAEIGVDGQSGLTGVASTTAGIIPADKPRLAITVVIYNPKVAYLAASSALPLFGQVAEAAVKNLGIPASAEPAVLYPSAPQ; the protein is encoded by the coding sequence ATGACCCCCAGCAACGCCTCCGCCTCGATCCGGCGATCGCGGGTGATCCTGGCGATCTTCGTGATCCTCCTGTCGGCGTGCGCGCTCCGCCTCGTCGACCTCCAGCTCGTCCAGGGGCCCGAGCTCGCCGCCGAAGGCGAGCAGGTGAGAACCTCCCGTTCGGCGATCGCCGCGAAACGGGGCCAGATCCTCGACGCGACCGGAACGGTCCTGGCCGATTCGATCCTCACCTACGACATCGCGGTGAATCAGGTTAATATCCGCTCCTACGTCCACTACGAGACGAAGGAGGTCAACGGCTCGAAGCAGACGACCGTCGTGGGCCGGGGCCCCGCCGAGGCCGCCCGGCAGCTCGCCGAACTCCTCGGCATGTCCGAGGCCGAACTCGGCGGTCAGCTCATCGGCGACTCGACCTACACCTATCTCAAACGGAACGTCGACGCGGTGACTTTCCGCAAGATCCGCGCCCTCGACATCTACGGCATCGAATGGGAGGCGGTCTACGAGAGGATCTACCCCAACGGGAACACCGCCGCGCCCCTCATCGGCACCGTGAACGCCGAAGGCGAGGGATCCTCCGGGATCGAGCAGCAGTACGACTCCCTGCTGCAGGGCCTCCCCGGTTCGCAGGCCTTCGAGATCGCCCCCGACGGGGCCGTCATCCCAGGCGGGAAACGCACTCTTGAAGAGCCCCACGACGGCGGAACAGTCTCGCTCACGATCCACACGGATCTGCAGCACCAGGTCCAGGAGCTCCTCGACACCGCGATCACCTACCACGGAGCCGAATGGGGAGCGGTCGTCATCGAGGACGTGAGCACCGGGCAGGTCCTCGTGATGGCCGACTCCTACTCGACGCCGCCCGACAACGCGAATCCGCAGATCGTCCGCGCAGTCCAGTACGCGACCGAACCCGGATCCGTGGGCAAGGTCCTCACGAACGCCGTCGCCCTCGAACAGGGCACCATCACCCCCACCTCGGTCTTCTCGGTCCCCGGCTCGATCAACATGCCGGGCGCGGACGGGCCGATCAACGACTTACACCAGCACGAGACCTACGAGCGCACGGCGACCGGCATCCTCGTCGAGTCCTCGAACACGGGCACCGTGCAGGTGGGCGATACCGTGAGCGACGAGTCGCGCTACGACATGATGAAAAAGCTCGGCTTCGGCGAGCTTACGGGCATCGAGCTCTCGGGCGAGTCGGCCGGGCTCTTGCGCCCGCCATCGGAATGGGGCGGACGCGACCGCTACGTCTCGATGTTCGGCCAGTCCTACGCGGTGACGCCCCTCCAGATGGCCTCGATGATGGCGACGATCGGCAACGGGGGTGTGCGCATCAGCCCGCGGATCGTGAAGTCGTGGACGAACGCCGACGGCACCTTCGAAGAGCAGAAGCGCCCCGAACCCGTCCAGGTGATGTCGGCCGACACCGCGAAGAAGGTCCTCACGATGATGGAATCGGTCGTCGCCGATCCGAATGGGACGAACGGGGTGGGCGGCGTCGCGGGCTATCGGGTCGGCCTGAAGACGGGCACGGCCGAGATCGGAGTCGACGGCCAGTCGGGGCTGACGGGCGTCGCCTCGACCACGGCGGGGATCATCCCGGCCGATAAGCCAAGATTGGCGATCACGGTTGTCATCTACAATCCAAAGGTCGCCTATCTGGCGGCCTCGTCCGCGCTGCCCCTCTTCGGGCAAGTCGCGGAGGCAGCCGTGAAGAATCTCGGCATCCCCGCTTCGGCGGAACCGGCGGTCCTCTACCCGTCGGCCCCGCAATGA